One Microbacterium keratanolyticum DNA window includes the following coding sequences:
- a CDS encoding methionine ABC transporter ATP-binding protein, with the protein MPIVTLTNVSKTYPPTQKGGAEVTAVDDVSLEIERGDVFGIIGYSGAGKSTLVRLINALEPASAGTIEVDGTDITTLSEKQLRAVRSGIGMIFQQFNLFSAKTVRANIAYPLKLAGWSKADIDARVDELLAFVGLSDKARAYPEQLSGGQKQRVGIARALATRPAILLADEATSALDPQTTHEVLDLLKRVNVEQNVTIVIITHEMDVIQTIATKVAVMENGRVIEQGDVFEVFSAPQNPASQRFVATVVKGIPSPAESAALRERHDGRLVTFSFRDGDSSQAQVFVDLADAGLDFELVYGGINDIRGRAFGHLTLAIRGSDAAIDAALVKIGASVEVTEIEREGAR; encoded by the coding sequence ATGCCCATCGTGACTCTCACGAACGTGTCGAAGACCTATCCGCCCACCCAGAAGGGCGGCGCCGAGGTCACCGCCGTCGACGATGTCTCGCTCGAGATCGAACGCGGCGACGTCTTCGGCATCATCGGCTACTCCGGCGCCGGCAAGTCGACGCTCGTCCGTCTGATCAACGCGCTGGAACCGGCATCCGCAGGGACGATCGAAGTCGACGGCACCGACATCACCACGCTCTCCGAGAAGCAGCTGCGCGCGGTGCGCAGCGGCATCGGCATGATCTTCCAGCAGTTCAATCTCTTCTCCGCGAAGACCGTGCGCGCGAACATCGCCTACCCGCTGAAGCTCGCGGGGTGGTCGAAGGCCGACATCGACGCCCGTGTTGATGAGCTGCTTGCGTTTGTCGGGCTGAGCGACAAGGCGCGCGCGTACCCCGAGCAGCTCTCGGGCGGGCAGAAGCAGCGTGTCGGCATCGCCCGCGCTCTCGCGACGCGACCGGCGATCCTGCTGGCCGATGAGGCCACGAGTGCACTCGACCCCCAGACCACGCACGAGGTGCTGGATCTGCTGAAGCGCGTCAACGTCGAGCAGAACGTCACCATCGTGATCATCACGCACGAGATGGACGTCATCCAGACGATCGCGACGAAAGTCGCTGTCATGGAGAACGGGCGCGTCATCGAGCAGGGCGACGTGTTCGAGGTCTTCTCCGCACCGCAGAACCCGGCGTCGCAGCGCTTCGTCGCCACCGTCGTCAAGGGGATTCCCTCTCCGGCGGAGAGCGCGGCGCTGCGTGAGCGCCACGATGGTCGACTCGTCACGTTCTCGTTCCGCGACGGCGACTCTTCGCAGGCGCAGGTCTTCGTCGATCTCGCCGACGCCGGACTCGACTTCGAGCTCGTCTACGGCGGCATCAACGACATCCGCGGTCGCGCGTTCGGTCATCTGACGCTGGCGATTCGCGGATCGGATGCGGCGATCGATGCGGCGCTCGTGAAGATCGGCGCCTCTGTCGAAGTCACGGAGATCGAGCGAGAGGGGGCACGCTGA
- a CDS encoding MetQ/NlpA family ABC transporter substrate-binding protein, with amino-acid sequence MSRRRTTSVIAALAAVPLFFSLAACATPAADAGSSASTADEVVKIGVVGKSDPQWPAFIDAAAAEGITVEIVDFGSYEQPNPALTAGDLDLNQFQHIVYLAGYNVAAGEDLTVIGSTAIYPLGLYSKKYEDVKSIPAGETVAVPDDASNQARALLVLQSAGLIELKSGGTIFSDLSDVDTDKSKVQVTALEAALIPTALPDVAAAIINNDFVQDAGLTFEDAIAQDDPNDPNALPYVNIFAARADDADNATYKKLVEIFQTNDDVRKGLAEASGFTGVSLQVPVADLNASLKKVEADTKAHKG; translated from the coding sequence ATGTCCCGCCGCCGCACCACCTCCGTCATCGCCGCACTCGCGGCGGTGCCCCTGTTCTTCAGCCTCGCCGCCTGTGCCACCCCTGCGGCCGATGCCGGCTCCTCCGCATCGACCGCAGATGAGGTCGTCAAGATCGGCGTCGTCGGCAAGTCCGACCCGCAGTGGCCCGCGTTCATCGACGCGGCCGCCGCCGAGGGCATCACCGTCGAGATCGTCGACTTCGGCTCCTACGAGCAGCCGAACCCGGCCCTGACCGCGGGTGACCTCGACCTCAACCAGTTCCAGCACATCGTCTACCTCGCGGGGTACAACGTCGCCGCAGGCGAAGACCTGACGGTCATCGGCTCGACGGCCATCTACCCGCTCGGCCTGTACTCGAAGAAGTACGAAGACGTGAAGAGCATCCCCGCCGGCGAGACCGTCGCAGTTCCGGATGACGCCTCCAACCAGGCTCGTGCGCTGCTCGTGCTGCAGTCGGCAGGACTCATCGAGCTCAAGAGCGGCGGCACGATCTTCTCCGATCTGAGCGACGTCGACACCGACAAGTCGAAGGTGCAGGTGACGGCGCTGGAGGCGGCGCTGATCCCCACCGCCCTTCCCGATGTCGCCGCGGCGATCATCAACAACGACTTCGTCCAGGACGCCGGGCTCACGTTCGAAGACGCGATCGCGCAGGACGACCCGAACGACCCGAACGCGCTTCCGTACGTGAACATCTTCGCGGCGCGGGCTGATGACGCCGACAACGCCACGTACAAGAAGCTCGTCGAGATCTTCCAGACGAACGACGACGTGCGCAAGGGCCTCGCCGAGGCATCCGGCTTCACGGGCGTCTCGCTGCAGGTCCCGGTCGCCGACCTCAACGCCTCGCTCAAGAAGGTCGAAGCAGACACCAAGGCACACAAGGGCTGA